The Listeria welshimeri serovar 6b str. SLCC5334 genome has a window encoding:
- the queA gene encoding tRNA preQ1(34) S-adenosylmethionine ribosyltransferase-isomerase QueA: protein MKVEDFDFDLPEELIAQTPLLDRTSSRLMVLDKKSGEIKDQHFTDILSYLNEGDALVLNDTRVLPARLHGTKDETGAHIEVLLLKQKEGNAWETLVKPAKRIRKGGTITFGNGALKATCLEELEHGGRILEFSYEGIFYEVLEQLGEMPLPPYIKEQLADQDRYQTVYAKENGSAAAPTAGLHFTEDLLAQISAKGVEIIFVTLHVGLGTFRPVDVEDTANHKMHSEFYRLTEDAANRINKIKATGGKVVAVGTTSIRTLETIASHNEGKLVAESGWTDIFISPGYTFQAVDALITNLHLPKSTLIMLVSALSNRTNILAAYNHAVEQQYRFFSFGDAMFIH from the coding sequence ATGAAAGTAGAAGATTTTGATTTTGATTTACCAGAAGAATTAATTGCGCAAACTCCACTACTAGACCGAACTTCAAGCAGGCTAATGGTACTTGATAAAAAGTCAGGCGAAATAAAAGACCAACATTTTACAGATATTTTAAGTTATTTAAATGAAGGAGACGCGTTAGTATTAAATGATACACGTGTTTTACCAGCGAGACTTCATGGAACTAAAGATGAAACTGGCGCGCACATAGAAGTTTTACTTTTAAAACAAAAAGAAGGAAATGCTTGGGAAACTTTAGTAAAACCAGCTAAAAGAATTCGTAAAGGCGGCACAATTACATTTGGTAACGGAGCTCTAAAAGCCACATGTTTAGAAGAACTGGAACACGGTGGGCGCATCTTAGAATTTTCTTATGAAGGTATTTTTTATGAAGTATTGGAGCAACTTGGTGAAATGCCGCTTCCTCCATACATTAAAGAACAACTTGCAGATCAAGACCGTTATCAAACAGTTTATGCAAAAGAAAATGGCTCTGCAGCAGCTCCAACTGCGGGTCTTCATTTCACAGAAGATTTATTAGCTCAAATTAGCGCAAAAGGGGTAGAAATCATTTTTGTTACGCTTCATGTTGGGCTTGGAACGTTCCGCCCAGTGGATGTGGAAGATACTGCCAATCACAAAATGCATTCTGAATTTTACCGTTTAACGGAAGACGCTGCTAATCGAATTAATAAAATTAAAGCAACTGGAGGAAAAGTTGTCGCAGTTGGAACCACATCTATCCGAACTTTAGAAACAATTGCGAGTCATAATGAAGGTAAACTAGTTGCAGAATCTGGTTGGACAGATATTTTTATTTCTCCAGGATATACGTTTCAGGCAGTAGATGCGCTAATAACTAATTTACATTTACCAAAATCGACATTGATTATGCTTGTATCCGCTTTATCTAATCGAACAAATATTTTAGCTGCCTACAACCATGCAGTAGAACAACAATATCGCTTCTTTAGTTTTGGTGATGCGATGTTTATTCATTAA
- the ruvB gene encoding Holliday junction branch migration DNA helicase RuvB, with amino-acid sequence MDERIISSETVDAEEVSFETSLRPQTLSQYIGQDKVKNNLTVFIEAATLRNEALDHVLLYGPPGLGKTTLAMVIASEMGSQIKTTSGPAIERPGDLATILTSLEPGDVLFIDEIHRLSRAIEEILYPAMEDYCLDIVIGTGPTARSVRLDLPPFTLIGATTRAGLLSAPLRDRFGVIDHLEFYTEEQLTEIVLRTAGILDTKIDDLGAREIARRSRGTPRIANRLLKRVRDFAQVRGNGTVTEKLAKEALTLLQVDPRGLDTIDQKLLHTIIQSFRGGPVGLDTIAASIGEERETIEDMQEPYLLQIGFLQRTPRGRIATETAYNHLGISYEKEV; translated from the coding sequence ATGGATGAACGAATTATTTCAAGTGAAACGGTAGACGCAGAAGAAGTATCTTTTGAAACTAGTTTGCGGCCACAGACCCTTTCACAATATATTGGTCAAGACAAAGTAAAGAACAATTTAACGGTCTTTATTGAGGCGGCAACGCTCCGAAATGAAGCACTGGATCATGTGCTTTTATATGGCCCACCCGGACTTGGTAAAACCACACTTGCGATGGTGATTGCTTCTGAAATGGGGAGTCAAATTAAAACAACGAGTGGTCCTGCGATTGAACGACCAGGCGACTTGGCGACTATATTGACAAGTCTTGAACCTGGAGATGTTTTATTTATTGATGAAATCCATCGTTTATCACGAGCGATTGAAGAGATTTTGTATCCAGCTATGGAAGATTATTGTTTGGATATTGTCATTGGAACTGGTCCCACCGCGCGTTCTGTACGATTAGATTTGCCGCCATTTACACTTATTGGTGCGACGACTCGAGCGGGTCTTTTGTCAGCACCACTTAGAGATCGTTTTGGTGTTATTGATCATTTGGAATTTTATACAGAAGAGCAATTAACTGAAATTGTCCTTAGAACTGCTGGTATTTTGGATACAAAAATCGATGATCTTGGTGCGCGTGAAATTGCTAGGCGTTCACGGGGAACCCCGCGAATAGCTAATCGTCTATTAAAACGTGTGCGGGATTTTGCGCAAGTGCGCGGAAATGGAACCGTTACAGAAAAATTGGCGAAAGAAGCACTCACATTACTTCAAGTTGATCCAAGAGGACTCGATACGATTGACCAAAAATTGTTGCATACGATTATCCAATCTTTTCGAGGTGGTCCTGTCGGCTTGGACACAATCGCTGCAAGTATTGGCGAAGAGCGCGAAACTATTGAAGATATGCAAGAACCATACTTACTACAAATCGGATTTCTACAAAGAACGCCGCGTGGAAGAATCGCAACCGAAACTGCATATAACCATTTAGGAATAAGTTATGAAAAAGAGGTATAA
- the ruvA gene encoding Holliday junction branch migration protein RuvA has translation MYDYIKGKVTTITPEYIVVEAGQIGYQIITGNPFSFQRLEGSEAQVFLYQHVREDNISLFGFQSTEERYLFKKLLSVSGIGPKSALAIIASGDVVPLITAIESEDDVYLTKFPSVGKKTARQIILDLKGKLADVVASEIVFKAPENDIVHGLSPQLEEAVLALEALGYSTKELKKVIPKLSKENDLTSDAYIKLALRLMTK, from the coding sequence TTGTACGATTACATAAAAGGAAAAGTTACAACAATTACACCTGAATATATAGTTGTCGAAGCTGGACAAATTGGCTATCAAATAATTACAGGAAACCCGTTTTCCTTTCAACGATTAGAAGGATCAGAAGCACAAGTGTTTTTATATCAGCATGTGCGGGAAGACAATATTTCTTTGTTCGGTTTTCAATCAACAGAGGAACGTTACTTATTCAAAAAGCTACTAAGTGTTTCTGGAATTGGGCCAAAGAGCGCCTTAGCAATTATTGCTTCTGGAGATGTTGTGCCGCTTATTACAGCGATTGAATCAGAAGATGATGTTTATTTAACAAAGTTCCCAAGTGTTGGCAAAAAAACGGCGCGCCAAATTATCCTTGATTTAAAAGGAAAATTGGCCGATGTTGTTGCTAGTGAAATTGTCTTTAAAGCTCCAGAAAACGATATCGTTCATGGGCTTTCTCCGCAATTAGAAGAAGCAGTTTTAGCACTAGAAGCATTAGGCTACAGCACGAAAGAGCTTAAAAAAGTAATTCCAAAACTATCTAAAGAAAATGACTTAACGAGTGATGCATATATCAAGCTAGCACTACGATTAATGACAAAATAG
- a CDS encoding L-lactate dehydrogenase, producing MKPRKVMIIGAGNVGSAAAHAFVNQKFVEELILVDLNKERVEGNRKDLADAAAFMPGKMDISVREASDCADVDIAVITVTAGPLKEGQTRLDELRSTSRIVASIVPEMMKGGFKGIFLIATNPCDIITYQVWKLSGLPRERVLGTGVWLDTTRLRRLLAEKLDIAAQSIDAFILGEHGDSQFPVWSHSSIYGKPVNEYSMEKLGESLDLKLIGETARDTGFEIYHQKGCTEYGIAGTIVEICRHIFSGSQRALTVSCVLDGEYGQTGLAIGVPAVLSQNGVKEIISLKLDEEEQQAFDHSAFVIKENIQFL from the coding sequence ATGAAACCACGTAAAGTGATGATAATTGGGGCAGGTAATGTAGGATCAGCTGCGGCCCACGCATTTGTAAATCAAAAATTTGTTGAAGAATTAATCCTTGTTGATTTAAATAAAGAACGTGTAGAAGGAAATCGGAAAGACTTGGCAGATGCAGCTGCATTTATGCCTGGGAAGATGGATATTTCTGTACGTGAAGCTAGTGATTGCGCAGATGTAGATATTGCAGTGATTACGGTAACAGCCGGCCCATTAAAGGAAGGTCAAACACGCTTAGACGAACTTAGAAGTACATCAAGAATAGTTGCTAGCATTGTTCCAGAGATGATGAAAGGCGGTTTTAAAGGGATTTTCTTAATTGCTACCAATCCGTGCGATATCATCACCTATCAAGTGTGGAAATTATCAGGCTTACCAAGAGAGCGAGTACTTGGAACTGGAGTTTGGCTTGATACAACGAGATTACGACGCTTATTAGCAGAGAAATTAGATATCGCTGCCCAAAGTATTGACGCATTTATTCTAGGAGAACATGGTGATTCCCAGTTTCCAGTTTGGTCCCATTCATCTATTTACGGAAAACCAGTCAATGAGTATAGTATGGAAAAACTTGGTGAATCACTCGATTTAAAATTAATTGGTGAAACAGCTCGGGATACTGGATTTGAAATTTATCATCAAAAAGGTTGCACTGAATATGGAATTGCTGGAACCATTGTGGAGATTTGTCGTCATATTTTCAGTGGTAGCCAACGGGCGCTTACCGTGTCATGTGTTTTGGACGGAGAATATGGACAAACAGGATTAGCAATCGGAGTTCCGGCTGTCTTAAGCCAAAACGGTGTGAAAGAAATTATTTCTTTAAAATTAGATGAAGAAGAACAACAGGCTTTTGATCATTCAGCTTTTGTTATCAAAGAAAATATCCAATTTTTATAA
- a CDS encoding YebC/PmpR family DNA-binding transcriptional regulator has translation MSGHSKWNNIQGRKNAQDSKRSKVFQKLAREIFVAAKKGPDPNLNPALRLVMDKAKAVNMPNDNIKRAIDKAAGNTSGENYDEVTYEGYAPGGIAVLVHALTDNKNRTSTNVRVAFNKNGGSLGETGSVSYMFDRKGYLVILREGLTIDEDEFMLEAIEAGADDVEVSEDVFEIFTNPATFSEVKDALQNAGYTFATAELSMFPTVYNEIAENNQTQFDKMMEALEDDDDVQEVYTNAEIN, from the coding sequence ATGTCAGGACATTCAAAATGGAATAATATCCAAGGTCGAAAAAACGCACAAGATTCGAAGCGTTCTAAAGTATTTCAAAAGTTAGCGAGAGAAATTTTTGTGGCAGCAAAAAAAGGCCCTGACCCGAATCTGAATCCAGCACTCCGGTTAGTTATGGATAAAGCGAAAGCAGTCAATATGCCAAACGACAATATTAAACGTGCAATTGATAAGGCTGCTGGTAATACAAGTGGCGAAAATTATGATGAAGTTACTTACGAAGGATACGCGCCAGGTGGGATTGCTGTACTTGTCCATGCGCTAACAGATAATAAAAACCGCACAAGCACTAATGTTCGTGTAGCATTTAACAAAAATGGTGGCAGTCTTGGTGAAACAGGGAGTGTCAGTTATATGTTTGATCGTAAAGGTTATTTAGTAATTTTAAGAGAAGGTTTAACCATTGATGAAGACGAATTTATGTTAGAAGCAATTGAAGCGGGTGCAGATGATGTAGAGGTAAGTGAGGATGTATTTGAAATCTTCACGAATCCTGCCACATTTTCAGAAGTAAAAGATGCGCTTCAAAATGCTGGTTATACTTTTGCTACAGCAGAGCTTTCAATGTTTCCGACTGTGTATAATGAAATTGCGGAGAATAATCAAACACAATTTGATAAGATGATGGAAGCACTGGAAGATGATGATGATGTACAAGAAGTTTACACAAACGCTGAAATAAATTAA
- the pheA gene encoding prephenate dehydratase: protein MKIAYLGPAASFTHAAAAKAFPKEEMVAKSTIPDCIMAIEKEDVDVAVVPIENTIEGSVNITLDYLFHFSSVPVVAEIVLPIAQHLMVHPTHVATWKSVQKVMSHPQALAQCHTFLQAELYGVEREVTPSTAYAAKWVSNNPTELVAAIAPRMAASEYGLEIVKENAQDLELNQTRFFVLSRKPVSILLPKEEEKTSISVILPNNMPGALHKVLSTFAWRDIDLSKIESRPLKTSLGEYFFLIDVLSAGKETLVTNALDEITLLGGTANKLGTYYVHRLQTT from the coding sequence ATGAAAATTGCTTATTTAGGCCCAGCAGCATCTTTTACTCATGCAGCAGCAGCAAAAGCTTTTCCAAAAGAAGAGATGGTTGCTAAAAGCACCATTCCTGATTGTATTATGGCAATCGAAAAAGAAGATGTGGATGTGGCAGTTGTTCCAATTGAAAACACTATCGAAGGAAGCGTTAATATTACGCTGGACTATTTATTTCATTTTTCAAGCGTTCCTGTAGTAGCGGAAATTGTGTTGCCAATCGCGCAACATTTAATGGTTCATCCAACACATGTGGCAACTTGGAAATCTGTTCAAAAAGTGATGTCTCATCCTCAAGCGCTTGCCCAGTGTCATACTTTCCTTCAAGCAGAGCTGTATGGTGTAGAGCGCGAAGTAACGCCTTCTACTGCTTATGCAGCAAAATGGGTCAGTAATAACCCAACGGAACTTGTAGCAGCTATTGCGCCTCGTATGGCAGCTAGTGAGTATGGCCTTGAAATTGTTAAAGAAAATGCCCAAGACTTGGAATTGAATCAGACGAGATTTTTTGTTTTAAGTCGTAAGCCAGTGTCGATTTTATTGCCTAAAGAAGAAGAAAAGACATCTATTTCGGTAATATTACCTAATAACATGCCAGGGGCGCTACATAAAGTATTATCAACATTTGCTTGGCGCGACATTGATTTAAGTAAAATTGAATCAAGACCGCTTAAAACCTCTTTAGGAGAATATTTCTTTTTGATAGATGTTCTTTCAGCAGGGAAAGAGACACTTGTCACAAACGCCCTTGATGAAATTACACTTTTAGGCGGTACAGCGAACAAGCTCGGCACTTACTATGTACATCGCCTACAAACTACTTAG
- the obgE gene encoding GTPase ObgE: MFVDQVKIYVKAGNGGDGMVAFRREKFVPNGGPAGGDGGKGADVVFVVDEGLRTLVDFRFKRIFKAEHGEHGMSKSMHGRGAEDLVVKVPQGTIVKDIDTGEIIADLVAHGQRAVIAKAGRGGRGNKRFATPANPAPELSENGEPGQERNVQLELKVLADVGLVGFPSVGKSTLLSVVSAARPKIAAYHFTTIVPNLGMVDAGDGRSFVMADLPGLIEGASQGVGLGHQFLRHIERTRVIVHVIDMSGSEGRVPYEDYMAINNELEQYNLRLMERPQIIVANKMDMPEAEENLKEFKTKIAEDIPVFPISAVTKTGLRELLLAIADKLETTPEFPLNEILEQEDEDTVLYKYIAEEPDFEITREPDGTFVLSGTKIERLFTMTNFERDASISRFARQLRAMGVDEALRKRGAKDGDIVRLLDYEFEFMD, encoded by the coding sequence ATGTTTGTAGATCAGGTTAAGATATATGTAAAAGCTGGTAATGGTGGGGACGGTATGGTGGCATTCCGCCGCGAAAAATTTGTACCAAACGGTGGACCTGCTGGCGGTGACGGCGGTAAAGGAGCAGACGTTGTATTTGTAGTAGATGAAGGTTTACGTACATTAGTAGATTTCCGCTTTAAACGAATTTTTAAAGCAGAACACGGCGAACACGGCATGAGTAAAAGTATGCATGGGCGCGGTGCAGAAGATTTAGTGGTTAAAGTACCACAAGGAACTATTGTGAAAGATATTGATACTGGCGAAATTATTGCAGATTTAGTGGCGCATGGCCAACGTGCAGTCATTGCAAAAGCCGGACGTGGTGGACGTGGTAACAAACGATTTGCTACTCCAGCAAACCCTGCTCCAGAACTATCCGAAAACGGAGAGCCAGGTCAAGAACGAAATGTACAATTAGAACTTAAAGTATTAGCAGACGTTGGATTAGTTGGTTTCCCGAGTGTTGGTAAATCTACTCTACTATCCGTCGTATCTGCAGCAAGACCTAAAATTGCTGCTTATCACTTTACAACGATTGTTCCGAATTTAGGGATGGTTGATGCAGGAGATGGCCGTAGTTTTGTTATGGCTGATTTACCTGGTTTAATTGAAGGGGCTAGCCAAGGTGTTGGTTTAGGACATCAATTCTTACGTCATATTGAAAGAACACGTGTTATTGTACATGTGATTGACATGTCTGGTTCAGAAGGACGTGTGCCTTATGAAGATTATATGGCTATTAATAATGAATTGGAACAATATAATTTGCGGTTAATGGAACGTCCTCAAATTATCGTAGCAAATAAAATGGATATGCCAGAAGCGGAAGAAAATTTAAAAGAATTTAAAACTAAAATCGCTGAAGATATCCCCGTATTCCCTATTTCCGCAGTAACAAAAACAGGGTTACGTGAATTGCTTCTAGCTATTGCAGATAAATTAGAAACAACACCAGAATTTCCGCTTAATGAAATTTTGGAACAAGAAGACGAAGATACAGTTCTTTACAAATATATTGCTGAAGAACCTGATTTCGAAATTACTAGAGAACCAGATGGTACTTTCGTATTAAGCGGTACGAAAATCGAACGTCTATTTACAATGACTAACTTTGAACGGGATGCTTCAATTAGTCGTTTTGCCCGTCAACTTCGTGCAATGGGTGTCGACGAGGCGCTTAGAAAACGTGGCGCTAAAGATGGCGATATCGTTCGCTTGCTTGATTATGAATTTGAATTTATGGATTAA
- the glpK gene encoding glycerol kinase GlpK, which translates to MEKKYILALDQGTTSSRAMIIDEEGEVIGVAQEEFDQIFPKPGWVEHSANEIWASILAVIAGVLLKTNISSKEIAGIGITNQRETTVIWDKESGNPIYNAIVWQSRQTEDICKQLRKDGYEDTIRSKTGLLIDPYFAGTKARWILDHVDGAQERAEKGELLFGTIDTWLVWKLTGGRAHITDYSNASRTLLYNIYDLEWDDELLKMLNIPRAMLPEVRPSSEVYADTVPYHFFGEEVPVAGIAGDQQAALFGQGCFEKGMAKNTYGTGCFLLMNTGEKAVRSENGLLTTLAWGIDGKVEYALEGSIFVAGSAIQWLRDGLRMVRQSSDSENYASRIESSDGVYVVPAFVGLGAPYWDSDVRGAVFGLTRGTEKEQFIRATLESLAYQTRDVLYAMEQDSGISLKTLRVDGGASANNFLMQFQSDILGVPVERPENKETTVLGAAFLAGLAVGVWKDKNEIKKHWKLDKRFEVEMKEEQREDLYDGWHKAVKAAQAFK; encoded by the coding sequence ATGGAAAAGAAATATATTTTAGCACTGGATCAAGGAACAACTAGTTCAAGAGCGATGATTATTGATGAAGAAGGAGAAGTAATTGGTGTTGCGCAAGAAGAATTTGATCAAATTTTTCCAAAGCCAGGTTGGGTGGAACATAGCGCCAATGAAATCTGGGCTTCCATTTTAGCTGTTATCGCAGGAGTTTTACTAAAAACAAATATTTCTTCTAAAGAAATCGCTGGAATTGGTATTACAAACCAACGTGAAACAACTGTTATTTGGGATAAAGAAAGCGGAAATCCAATTTATAATGCTATTGTATGGCAATCTCGCCAAACAGAAGATATTTGTAAGCAACTTCGTAAAGACGGTTATGAAGATACTATTCGTTCTAAAACTGGTCTTTTGATTGATCCGTATTTTGCTGGAACAAAAGCTCGCTGGATTTTAGATCATGTAGACGGAGCGCAAGAACGTGCTGAAAAAGGAGAACTTCTTTTCGGAACAATTGATACTTGGTTAGTTTGGAAATTAACTGGTGGACGTGCTCATATTACTGACTATTCGAATGCTTCTCGTACGCTGCTTTATAATATTTATGATTTAGAATGGGATGATGAGCTTCTGAAAATGCTTAATATCCCGAGAGCGATGCTACCAGAAGTTCGTCCATCCTCTGAAGTCTATGCGGATACAGTACCTTATCACTTCTTTGGAGAAGAGGTTCCAGTTGCTGGTATCGCTGGTGACCAACAAGCGGCATTATTCGGACAAGGTTGTTTTGAAAAAGGAATGGCGAAAAACACTTATGGTACTGGTTGTTTCTTACTTATGAACACTGGAGAAAAAGCAGTACGTTCTGAAAATGGTCTTTTAACAACTCTAGCTTGGGGAATCGACGGGAAAGTGGAATATGCACTAGAAGGTAGTATTTTTGTTGCGGGTTCTGCTATCCAGTGGTTGCGTGACGGTTTACGGATGGTTCGTCAATCCAGTGATTCCGAAAACTATGCGAGTCGTATTGAATCAAGTGATGGTGTATATGTTGTACCAGCATTTGTTGGTTTAGGCGCTCCTTACTGGGATTCAGATGTTCGCGGAGCTGTATTTGGATTAACCCGTGGTACGGAAAAAGAACAATTTATTCGTGCGACTCTAGAATCTCTTGCGTATCAAACAAGAGACGTCCTTTATGCAATGGAACAAGATTCTGGAATTAGCTTAAAAACATTACGAGTGGATGGTGGAGCTTCTGCCAATAATTTCTTAATGCAGTTCCAATCGGATATTCTAGGTGTTCCAGTAGAACGTCCAGAAAATAAAGAAACTACTGTATTAGGCGCGGCGTTCTTAGCAGGTCTTGCGGTAGGCGTTTGGAAAGATAAAAATGAAATTAAAAAACATTGGAAACTAGACAAACGTTTTGAAGTAGAAATGAAGGAAGAACAAAGAGAAGATCTATATGATGGCTGGCACAAAGCTGTCAAAGCAGCACAAGCTTTTAAATAA
- a CDS encoding MIP/aquaporin family protein, with amino-acid sequence MIDTSLATQFLGEVIGTAILIILGAGVVAGVSLKRSKAENGGWVVITLAWGLGVTMGVYVSGYMSMAHLNPAVTIGMALAGAFPWNYVLPYIIAQFIGAFIGATLVWLHYYPHWKATEDKPTKLGVFATAPAIRHFTSNFFGEALGTFILVFGLLSLGANSFSDGLNPLVVGALIIAIGMSLGGTTGYAINPARDLGPRIAHFVWPISGKGGSDWGYSWVPVIGPIMGGALGALGYNAIINGDFGMWFWVFAVLFILILILTMQLDKKKDLA; translated from the coding sequence ATGATTGACACAAGTTTAGCAACACAATTTCTAGGTGAGGTTATTGGTACTGCCATCCTAATTATCTTAGGGGCTGGGGTAGTAGCAGGCGTTTCACTAAAAAGGTCTAAAGCGGAGAATGGCGGTTGGGTCGTTATTACTTTAGCTTGGGGGTTAGGTGTTACAATGGGTGTATATGTTTCAGGATATATGAGTATGGCCCATCTTAACCCGGCAGTAACTATCGGTATGGCGCTTGCAGGTGCTTTCCCATGGAACTATGTATTGCCTTATATTATTGCTCAGTTTATTGGAGCTTTTATCGGGGCAACACTCGTATGGTTACATTATTACCCGCACTGGAAGGCTACAGAAGACAAACCAACAAAACTAGGTGTTTTTGCAACAGCACCAGCTATTCGCCATTTTACATCTAACTTTTTTGGTGAAGCATTAGGTACTTTTATTTTAGTGTTTGGATTATTATCATTAGGCGCAAATTCCTTTTCAGATGGATTAAATCCACTTGTTGTTGGCGCATTAATCATAGCTATCGGGATGTCTCTGGGTGGAACGACTGGTTATGCAATCAACCCAGCTCGTGACCTTGGCCCAAGAATTGCCCATTTTGTTTGGCCGATTTCAGGTAAAGGTGGATCAGATTGGGGATACTCATGGGTTCCAGTTATAGGACCAATTATGGGTGGAGCATTAGGTGCTTTAGGATACAATGCCATTATCAACGGCGACTTTGGAATGTGGTTCTGGGTATTCGCGGTATTATTTATTTTAATTCTTATTTTAACAATGCAACTCGACAAGAAAAAAGATTTAGCATAA
- the rpmA gene encoding 50S ribosomal protein L27, with product MLKFDIQHFAHKKGGGSTSNGRDSESKRLGAKRADGQFVTGGSILYRQRGTKIYPGTNVGRGGDDTLFAKTDGVVRFERMGRDKKKVSVYPEVQEA from the coding sequence ATGTTAAAATTTGATATTCAACATTTTGCGCACAAAAAGGGTGGCGGTTCGACTTCTAACGGACGTGACTCTGAATCAAAACGTTTAGGTGCAAAACGTGCGGACGGACAATTTGTTACTGGTGGATCTATCCTTTACCGTCAACGTGGTACTAAAATCTATCCAGGAACTAACGTAGGACGTGGCGGCGATGATACTTTATTTGCTAAAACTGATGGCGTTGTACGTTTTGAACGTATGGGACGCGACAAGAAAAAAGTTAGCGTTTATCCTGAAGTACAAGAAGCTTAA
- a CDS encoding ribosomal-processing cysteine protease Prp, translating into MIQVDVTRENNQIISFTMSGHADFAEHGSDLVCAGASSIAFGMVNAISEVRDFEPVIEESEGYLYYSVPADYIGDEVVQILLTGMENQLRSLAYSYPDHIKINSK; encoded by the coding sequence ATGATTCAAGTCGATGTTACGCGAGAAAACAACCAAATAATTTCTTTTACAATGAGTGGACATGCTGATTTTGCCGAACATGGCAGTGATTTAGTATGTGCAGGAGCTTCGTCAATTGCTTTTGGAATGGTGAATGCTATTTCGGAGGTACGTGATTTTGAACCTGTAATAGAAGAGTCTGAAGGTTACCTTTACTATTCTGTACCTGCTGATTATATTGGAGATGAAGTGGTTCAAATCTTGCTTACAGGGATGGAAAATCAACTAAGGTCATTAGCGTACAGCTATCCTGATCATATAAAAATTAACTCCAAATAG
- the rplU gene encoding 50S ribosomal protein L21, translated as MYAIIETGGKQIKVEAGQEIYVEKLAGEVGDVVTFDKVLFVGGDSAKVGVPFVDGATVTAKVEKQGRAKKLTVYKYKPKKNYHKKQGHRQPYTKLTIDAINA; from the coding sequence ATGTACGCAATTATTGAAACAGGTGGGAAACAAATCAAAGTAGAAGCAGGCCAAGAGATCTATGTTGAGAAATTAGCTGGTGAAGTTGGAGATGTTGTTACTTTTGACAAAGTTCTATTCGTAGGCGGAGATTCCGCTAAAGTTGGCGTGCCATTCGTGGACGGAGCAACTGTAACAGCTAAAGTTGAAAAACAAGGCCGTGCGAAGAAATTGACAGTTTATAAATATAAACCGAAAAAGAACTACCACAAAAAACAAGGTCATCGTCAACCTTACACAAAATTAACTATTGATGCAATCAATGCTTAA